The following DNA comes from Chryseobacterium gallinarum.
TCCGGATATCAATAATATCCTGGTTTTCTTTGAAAATCATGATACAGAAAGATGGAATGAAATCTTTAATGCAGATCCTAAGGCATACAAAATGGGTCTTACCCTGATTTCAACGGTACGTGGCATTCCCCAGATTTATTACGGATCAGAAATCGGAATGCGGGGCGACAAAAATAAAGGGGGTGATGCAGATATTCGCAGAGATTTTCCGGGTGGCTGGAAGTCCGATAAGCAAAACGCATTTAACCCTGCAGGGCAGACGCCGGAACAACAAGACTTCTTTCAATTTACCCAAAAATTACTGAATTGGAGAAAAGGCAAAGAGGTAATTCATACCGGGAAAACTAAAAATTATGTTCCTCAGGATGGCGTCTTTACCTATTTCAGATACAATGAAAAAGAAAGTATTATGGTGATCCTTAACAATAATGAAAAAGATCAGGCGTTAGATTTGAAACGTTTTGAAGAATCATTAAAAGGATTTTCAAAAGGAAAAGACGTGATTTCAGGAAAGGAATGGATGCTTCATAACAACATTGTCATTCCTGCAAAAACTTCATTGATTATTGAGCTTGAAAAATAAATGATTAGCTATATGAAAAAATTATTAACCGCTTATGTGATTCTTTTCCTTGGATTTACCGGGCTTTCAGCACAATCTAAAAACGGGTTTGAAAAGGAGAAAACAGAAATCAGTACAATGCTTGATGCTTTCAATGTAGCAGCAGCAAAGGCAGATTACAATACTTACTTTAATTATTTTGCTGACGAGTCCACCTTCATCGGGACCGATGCCACAGAAATCTGGGATAAAAAAGCTTTCATGATTTGGGCAAAACCCCATTTTGATAAAAAGAAAACCTGGAATTTTACCGCTCTTAAAAGGAATGTTTATTTCAGTAAAGACGGAAAACTGGCCTGGTTTGATGAATTACTGGATACCCAGATGAAAATATGCAGAGGCTCCGGGGTGGTAGAAAAAATCAATGGAAGCTGGAAGATCAGACAATATGTACTGTCTATGACGGTTCCTAATGAAGTGGTAGATAAAGTAGTGGCTGAAAAAACACCTCTTGAAGAGGTATTGATCCGGCAACTGAAAACCAAATAATACATTGGAAGATAATATGGCAAAAAAAATAAAACCGGAACTTTCACTTGCCCAGATCATCAATATGAGTATGGGATTCTTAGGTATTCAGATGGCATTCGGACTACAAAATGGAAATGCGAGCCGCATTCTTGGTAATTTAGGAGCTGATGTTCATGAATTATCATGGTTCTGGTTAGTGGCGCCCATTACAGGATTAATCGTTCAGCCTATCATTGGGCATATGGGAGATAATACCTGGAGCCCCTTAGGGAGAAGGAAACCGTATTTCCTGATAGGTGCTGTTCTGTGTGCCATAGGATTGGTATTGTTGCCGAATGCAGCATCAGTTACTCAGATGTTTGCTGCGAATGCCCTTTTACTGGCTGTTATTTTTTTGGCGATGATGGACGCCTCTGTCAATATCGCTATGGAGCCTTTCAGGGCGCTGGTGGGGGATATGCTCCCAAAACATCAGGGGACAATAGGTTTTTCAGTGCAAACAATTTTAATAGGTATCGGTGCGGTATTGGGTTCGTATTTGCCGGATTGGCTTACCAAACTTGGAATTTCCAATGAAGCTCCCAAAGGGTATGTGGCAGATAACGTGATCTATTCTTTTTATGTAGGTGCTGCGTTACTTATTATAGCCATTTTATATACCATCATTACAACCAGGGAATACTCTCCGGAAGAATTTGCTGAATTTGAAGATGGAAAAGCAATAGAAAAAAAACAATCCGGATTTTCAGATATTTTTAAGGATTTTGCAACTATCCCTGTACAAATGAAAAAACTGGGTATTGTTCAGTTTTTCTCCTGGTTTGCACTCTTCACCATGTGGGTGTTTACAACCAGCGCTCTGGCCACGCATCATATGGGACTTTCCCCGGAAGATACACATTCAAAAGCATTTAATGATGCAGGAGACCTGACAGGAAAACTCTTCGGAATGTATAATCTCTGGGCTATTCCTTTTGCGTTTTTGCTGACTCCTATTGCAAAATGGATCGGAAAGAAACAAACCCATGCCCTGGCGTTGTTTTGTGGAGGTTTAGGACTCATTTCCATGTATTTTATCAAAGATGTGAACAATTTATGGATCTCAATGGTAGGATTAGGATTTGCCTGGGCAAGTATCCTTGCCATGCCTTATGCCATGCTGATTGAAGTCATCCCACAAAAGAAAATGGGAGTGTATATGGGAATATTCAACTTCTTTATTGTCATACCACAGATCATCAACGGATTATTCGGAGGTCCTGTTGTAAGCAGCATTTTTGGCAAACAGGCAATGGATTATGTAGTTGTTGGTGGAATTTGTATGCTGATTGGAGCATTAGTAACCATGATCTTTATTAAATCTGAAGATGAAACTCCTAAGGAAATTGAAGAAGAGATTCAACAGGTACATTTTTAAATTAATTTAATAGAATTCAAATTACATATTAATAAAGCTATCCATAAACATCTGTGAAAATCAGAGTCATCTGTGGTTAAAATTAAAACTACAAAAGTCGCAAGAGTTTTGAACACTTTAGTATTTTAAGTTAAAAGCATTAGCGTTTAGAAGTACACAAAAGCTTAAAAAATCCAAGATTTTTATTATTAAACTGGTGTGTTTACTTACTTGTGTGCTAAAGCTATCCGTAAACATCTGTGTCAATCTGCGTCATCTGTGGTTAGAACTCAACCACAAAAGTCGCAAAAATTTTTTAGTCTTTTTAAGTTAAAAATATTGCATTTGAAGTGTACCCAAGTTTAAAATTAAAGATTTACAAATCTGCGGTATTGCTTAATCGAATAACATACATTCATACCGCAAAATAATCAGTCATTTCATTGCCTTTTGCTGCCCAATTCCTTTCTTAACCTACATCAACTTTTTTACCGTCCGCATCCCGTACATTTGCATCATAAATAATCACAGAAATGAAAACAGTATATCATAAAGCAGATTCAAGAGGCCATGCCAATCACGGCTGGTTAAACTCTTACCACACATTCAGTTTTGCAAACTATCAAAACAGGGACCGAATGAATTTTGGGGTATTGAGAGTGTTAAACGATGACACCGTTTCCCAGGGAATGGGATTCGGAACCCACCCGCACAGGGATATGGAAATTATTTCCATTCCTCTGGAAGGAGATTTGGAACATAAAGATTCGATGGGAACTACTGCAGTAATCAGAAAAGGTGAAATCCAGGTGATGAGTGCCGGAACCGGGGTTATGCACAGCGAATACAACAAAAATAAAGATGAAGAAGTAAAATTTTTGCAGATCTGGGTTTTTCCAAGAGAATTAAATGTAGAGCCAAGATATGATCAGAAAAGTATCAAAGAAGGTGAAAAAATCAACGGATTTCAACAGATTTTATCCCCGAATAAAAATGATGATGGGGTCTGGATCCATCAGGACGCATGGTTTAATATAGCCAACTTTAAAAAAGGCAATGGTAAAAATTATATGCTCAACAAAAAAGGAAACGGGGTGTACGCATTTGTTTTGAAAGGGAGTGCAAAAGTAGGGGACCGTGTTCTGAATGAAAGAGACGGATTAGGAATCTGGGATACCCAAAGCTTTAATATCGAAGCAGTGGAAGACACAGAAATATTATTAATGGAAGTACCCATGGAATTGCCTTCTTATCTTAAATAAAAAACTAAATTTGTATCCTTTAAACTTAAACTTAAACTTACATAATCGGCGAAACCAAAAGTAAAAAAAATAATCACTATGCGCTCCACTTTATCATTGGAAACTACACCTTATTTAAATGATATTTAAAGACCATTTAAATAATAAAAAAATGCACTCAACTGAGTGCATTTTTATTAATTTCTAGTCATTAATTGACCTTACGGAAATCCGTTTTAATCAGCCAAAATATCAGTATAATTTTACTTTATGAAACATATTGAAAAAATTATAATAGATTATCTGGCAGACGGGTACAGCCAGTATGAAATCGCTGAAAAATTAAAAGAGCAGGGGATCAAGCCCAATAGTTTAAGCTCCATTGAGAAGCATTTAAATAAAATCAAGGAAAATTATGAAGCTAAATCGCTCTTTCACTTGGCTTGCATTCTCCATAAGTTAGAAATTTTAGGAAATACGGATTCCCATAAAGGTGATTAATTTTTTATTTGTATAATTGTACGATTGCAATCACGAACATTAATTTAAAAATCATTCAATTATGAAAAAAACAATTTTACTGAGCGCTTTACTAGTAGCAGGTGTAGTAAGTGCATTTCCGTTTAGAACTTCCTGCGGGAGAGTATTACAAATTAGTCAAACTATAGCTGATAATATGACCCTTGATCAATTAGGAAATTACCTTGGTGATGTCAATAGCCAGGCATGCCCCGGAACTGGGCCAGTTGCTATAAAAATCTATTACCATTAAAAATGAATGTTAGACCGTCATATATGTATATGGCGGTCTTTTTAAAGTTAATATAAATGAAAAAGATTATCCTACTAATCAATTTTTTTATAATGATATTTATTTTGGGACAGAAGCCGTTTCCTGTTGTTTATGAGGCTGATTACAAGTTAAACTACAGAATGTCCAATGCCACCAATTATAAAAAAGAAACAACTTTTGCCCTGCTTATTAATGAAAATTCCTCCTTCTTTAAGGATATGCATCGATATGTATCGGATTCTCTAATGGTAGAGAAAAAACTTAATTCATTAGAGGAAGCAATGAAGTATATGACAGATTTTAGAGGTTATATTGGGACCACAGCAGCAAAATTATATGTTACTGATGAAATCAATTATACATACTTTGAATACGAAGAACCTAATAATATAAGTTGGAAAATCAAAAACGAGTTTAAAACTGTCGCGGGATATAAAAGCCAAAGAGCTGAAACAACAAAATACGGCAGAACCTGGGTTGCATGGTTCACTCAGGACATACCTTTTCAATTTGGGCCTTATAAATTTAATGGACTTCCAGGATTGATTACTGAAATATATGATACTAAAGATGACTATCATTATACATTATATACGTTTAGAAAAAGAAAATATATATGTAGATCTGCCAATATAGCAGTCAACGTAAAAAAATTAACTAAAGAAAAAGTCGTAGAGGTATTTAAAAACAGACTGTCAGGTAAATTAAGACTTAATGAACAATACATCGAAAATAAAGAAGATCTTGAGATGTTGAGGCGTAACGCATTGCTTGCAGAGAAAAATTATAATCCTATTGAACTAAGTATTTATTAAAAAAAAACAGCACCTAATTATATGATTAGGTGCTGTTTTTTTTAATTGTTGCTTGTTTTAGCTGCCCGCCATCCCTGAATACCTCATTTGCCGGGCTCATTCCGTTCGCCCGGCAAACACCCGTGTTAGTATTTGGATTTGCCATTTCATTTTTAATAATTCAATTCAGTAATATTATTACCGTGAGATCTTTTATCAAGAAAAATGTTTCCTACCAAGGCTCCCGGCTGTCTCACAGTTTCTCTACGCGAAAAGCTTGCATTCGTGTCTGTGTCATCTGATTTAAATGTATTTCCGACAAACAGCACTGAAGCCTCTGATAATGCCGGATCCACGTTCCCTCCATTAGTCTGATTGGCGTCATGCAAAACGATTGAAGCCCCGCCTTTTGAGTAAATCTCGCAGTTGAAAACCTCTAACCTTTGAGCGGTAATTCCATTTTGAACTTGATTGTGCCAATATAAAGAACCTCCGTTTGCTGTTGTATTGTTTTTTAAGAACTTGCAATTCCTGAATCGCAATGTATGGCCTTGCCAGGAACCAGCACCATAATTATGTTGATTCTGTACATCGTTAATGAAATCACAATTGAAGAATTCAATTAATGCCGGAGCAGTTCCGAAGTCTGAGTGTACCGAATAAGATGAAGGGTCTGCGATTCCTTCCGTTTGCGTAGATTTGAATGTAATATTCTCGAAATAAGCATTGATATTAACTTGCATCGGAGCAGCATGGTAGTCTCCTTTGTTCATAACAATCGTCACATCTTTTTTCGAATATCCTATAAAGGAAAGTTCCAATCCCGGATTAACCGCATTACTAAACAAGTCTATCGACTCATTATATATGCCCGGATTGATCCTGAAAAAGAATTTCCCTGTTTTGTTTTTTATAGAATTAATAGCTGAATTGATTGAATTGAACTTGCCGGCAAATTGATCAATCGTAATTACATTACTTGAAACCTCAACATCAGCGGCTAATTTTTCAAATAAATCTATCGGAGTATAACCTTTTCTTTGGATATCTGAAACTTCTAGCTCCATTGCCAAATCAAAATCATTGTTAGTTGCCACGTCCCCATTATATCCTGCCGTTTCGTACATAATGCCAGTCTTTCCTGCCTTAGAATTCCAAGCCATTCCGGATGAAGGTGTTTTTAACGCAATTCGCTCACCTTTATAAAGAATATCATCAATTGGATATGTCTTAATTCCAGCAGGCAAAGCAACGCTAAAACTAAAAGTTTTCCTTTCAACAAATTTTTTATTAATAACTGATCCAAAAGCAAAAACAACCTGGCCGGCACTTTCCGCATGCATTTTTATGCTAGAAACCTGTTTATCCGAATCAAATGATCTATTATTGAAATAATATGCCTCAAAGTCCACCAAACTGAATCGCGTTGTAAAATCAGTACTGCCATTTAAAATTGTGTTAGACAACTCTATACTTTCTATATAATTGGCTATCTGTTTTCCTCCTTGTGGTTTAATGTCTGTAATTGGATCAAAATCTGGTGAAACTGTTTCTCCAGGCATTTTACTTTCCGATTTCGTCCACGATGCCCCGTTCTTATAAAACATGGTATTGTACCCCTGTTTAGCTCTAAGATTCCCGGCATTTGGATAGGGTGTGCCCCAATCTACCGCACTGTCAGGATTTTCCGGTTTATCAAGTTCAGAAGATATTGAAGGTTTATATGAACCGTTGTCGGTTGGTTCGGGATCTGTTGGAGACAATACTCCTTTAAAGTCTGTTTCCACTTGCGCTACGACATTATCAAAAGCTTTTAAGAGCGTTTCTTGCACACTCAGATCTAATTTATTATCTAATGTATTCTGCAAGCTTTTTACTGCCGAAATATCAATGAGTTCATCCTTATGCCAGTACGAATCAAACATATTATAAAATGCTTCCTGTGCTGGCTTTAAGCCTTTAGCAAAAAGTTGTCTGAGGTTTATTTTTGAGATTTTAGGCATTATCCTTTGTAAATTATATAGTTAACAATTCGATAGGGATCTAACGTTTTAAGAGGTTCAGAAAGCCCCAGAACTTCAGTTTCTATCTGTGTTCCATTAGGGGTTGTTCCTATGTTATCCATCGGCCCTGTGTCATCAACCAGCCTTCCCCCATTAGTATAGATAGAGGTTCCTATTTTGACTTGTGGCAAATTCATCTTTTGGATTATAGAGGTTTTACTTCCGCCAGTGGCTCCAAGCACACTGAAATCTGAATCCATAGGATCTCTTCCTACTAAAGTTTTGCCCGCTGATCCTGTCCATTCCTCATAACCAGAAGGAATTTCATTGGCAGGTTTCAAAAATAGAATAGGGCTATTCCCTTCAAGTATGGGTTTGGCTATTTTTTCTAATTTTGCCAACCGGTCCTCAATTGTATTAAGTGGGGTAACTCTTTTAAAATCGTTCCATGTATAGGCGGAAGTAGAATAACCAAAAGTAGCGAATCGATATTTTTCAAATGGTTTTATGCTGCCATCTTCAAAAGCTACCTGTGTATTTTCTTCTTTTATAATGACTGTAGATTGTTTTACACCTCCTTTGAATTCCAGGAGTTCTCCGTTAATAATCACATAGCCGTCACCAACATTGACTCCCAAGTCTTCACAACCTGAAACAATAGCCTTTTCTCCTGCCATTCTAGCCACGCCGGAATAAATGGAATAAGCATCCTGCAAGCCTGCTAGTATTTCAGTTACCAATTTAAAACCTCCCGTCTGATTAAAGTTAAATGTTTTCATTTACTACTATTTTATAGCGTTTGCTCGCTAGTTTATAAAAATCTATTAATGCTTTTATTTCGACCTGGTAATTTTTCAAATCACCTGGAATCATTACAGTAAAATCAACGCCGGATCCTTCTGTCTCTTCTTGGGTATAAAGGACCATTTCACCAAGATATTTAGGCTTTTGTTCAGCATTCGTATAGATGTACTTAGGTTTTTTGAGTACTCCGTCAACAATCTGTATTCTTCGCTCATAATCAAATGTATCATTCAAAATTTTTCGAAGTTTGCAGACTTGTGAATTATGTACAATTTTTGTAATATTTTGTTTTCTATTTGTCAAAAAGCTCAGATTTAAGTCTGAAATTTCATCAGAAATCAAGGATAAAAAAGAACTAAAAAGAGGCGTTCTTAAAAAAGTAACCCAGGTTTGTAAAATCTGAATTTGACCGTTTAATTTATACCACATATTCAATTTCACTGTTTTCAAAATCAATTGTAAAGTAACCGCTAACAGGTATTTTGGAAATTTCAATAATTTCATAACTTCCGTAATTTCCTGCAATTGGATCTATCCAGGCTGTTTTTACTGTTATAAGATGTGGATTAATTACGCCATCTATAATTTGTAATTTATCTACCATCTTATTAAGTATTAATTCGCCATTAAAAGGC
Coding sequences within:
- a CDS encoding nuclear transport factor 2 family protein translates to MKKLLTAYVILFLGFTGLSAQSKNGFEKEKTEISTMLDAFNVAAAKADYNTYFNYFADESTFIGTDATEIWDKKAFMIWAKPHFDKKKTWNFTALKRNVYFSKDGKLAWFDELLDTQMKICRGSGVVEKINGSWKIRQYVLSMTVPNEVVDKVVAEKTPLEEVLIRQLKTK
- a CDS encoding MFS transporter; amino-acid sequence: MAKKIKPELSLAQIINMSMGFLGIQMAFGLQNGNASRILGNLGADVHELSWFWLVAPITGLIVQPIIGHMGDNTWSPLGRRKPYFLIGAVLCAIGLVLLPNAASVTQMFAANALLLAVIFLAMMDASVNIAMEPFRALVGDMLPKHQGTIGFSVQTILIGIGAVLGSYLPDWLTKLGISNEAPKGYVADNVIYSFYVGAALLIIAILYTIITTREYSPEEFAEFEDGKAIEKKQSGFSDIFKDFATIPVQMKKLGIVQFFSWFALFTMWVFTTSALATHHMGLSPEDTHSKAFNDAGDLTGKLFGMYNLWAIPFAFLLTPIAKWIGKKQTHALALFCGGLGLISMYFIKDVNNLWISMVGLGFAWASILAMPYAMLIEVIPQKKMGVYMGIFNFFIVIPQIINGLFGGPVVSSIFGKQAMDYVVVGGICMLIGALVTMIFIKSEDETPKEIEEEIQQVHF
- a CDS encoding pirin family protein encodes the protein MKTVYHKADSRGHANHGWLNSYHTFSFANYQNRDRMNFGVLRVLNDDTVSQGMGFGTHPHRDMEIISIPLEGDLEHKDSMGTTAVIRKGEIQVMSAGTGVMHSEYNKNKDEEVKFLQIWVFPRELNVEPRYDQKSIKEGEKINGFQQILSPNKNDDGVWIHQDAWFNIANFKKGNGKNYMLNKKGNGVYAFVLKGSAKVGDRVLNERDGLGIWDTQSFNIEAVEDTEILLMEVPMELPSYLK
- a CDS encoding helix-turn-helix transcriptional regulator, translated to MKHIEKIIIDYLADGYSQYEIAEKLKEQGIKPNSLSSIEKHLNKIKENYEAKSLFHLACILHKLEILGNTDSHKGD
- a CDS encoding GLPGLI family protein gives rise to the protein MKKIILLINFFIMIFILGQKPFPVVYEADYKLNYRMSNATNYKKETTFALLINENSSFFKDMHRYVSDSLMVEKKLNSLEEAMKYMTDFRGYIGTTAAKLYVTDEINYTYFEYEEPNNISWKIKNEFKTVAGYKSQRAETTKYGRTWVAWFTQDIPFQFGPYKFNGLPGLITEIYDTKDDYHYTLYTFRKRKYICRSANIAVNVKKLTKEKVVEVFKNRLSGKLRLNEQYIENKEDLEMLRRNALLAEKNYNPIELSIY
- a CDS encoding PemB family protein; this encodes MPKISKINLRQLFAKGLKPAQEAFYNMFDSYWHKDELIDISAVKSLQNTLDNKLDLSVQETLLKAFDNVVAQVETDFKGVLSPTDPEPTDNGSYKPSISSELDKPENPDSAVDWGTPYPNAGNLRAKQGYNTMFYKNGASWTKSESKMPGETVSPDFDPITDIKPQGGKQIANYIESIELSNTILNGSTDFTTRFSLVDFEAYYFNNRSFDSDKQVSSIKMHAESAGQVVFAFGSVINKKFVERKTFSFSVALPAGIKTYPIDDILYKGERIALKTPSSGMAWNSKAGKTGIMYETAGYNGDVATNNDFDLAMELEVSDIQRKGYTPIDLFEKLAADVEVSSNVITIDQFAGKFNSINSAINSIKNKTGKFFFRINPGIYNESIDLFSNAVNPGLELSFIGYSKKDVTIVMNKGDYHAAPMQVNINAYFENITFKSTQTEGIADPSSYSVHSDFGTAPALIEFFNCDFINDVQNQHNYGAGSWQGHTLRFRNCKFLKNNTTANGGSLYWHNQVQNGITAQRLEVFNCEIYSKGGASIVLHDANQTNGGNVDPALSEASVLFVGNTFKSDDTDTNASFSRRETVRQPGALVGNIFLDKRSHGNNITELNY